A portion of the Leptospira terpstrae serovar Hualin str. LT 11-33 = ATCC 700639 genome contains these proteins:
- a CDS encoding AraC family transcriptional regulator, whose product MKLVQTQGENVKEYMRRLRLEKAAYELKITNFPILEIAIEAGFLSHEAFSKAFKRVIGSTPNEFRKQFQKKKISSKNYHQTIPDGISKFGFQIKTITSFRIAYVRHIGSYEELPGPLAGSKEVLSIQSLMLGWNSLNTNHKWIGISQDDPEISPKGKIRFDLGITIGSLQKTLPEGFGIQNIPGGKYLQIRYQGSYHNLPKIYHWILNDYINTTSYKLKNQPPWECYLNPLEKQDDKRITDIYFPIR is encoded by the coding sequence ATGAAACTAGTACAGACCCAAGGGGAAAATGTTAAGGAATACATGCGCAGGTTGCGTCTAGAAAAAGCAGCATATGAATTAAAAATCACAAACTTCCCTATTTTAGAAATTGCGATCGAAGCAGGTTTTTTATCTCATGAAGCATTTTCGAAAGCATTCAAACGTGTCATTGGTTCTACACCCAATGAGTTTCGAAAACAATTTCAAAAGAAAAAAATATCTTCTAAAAATTATCACCAAACGATTCCAGACGGTATTTCAAAATTTGGTTTTCAAATTAAAACAATCACTTCCTTTCGCATTGCCTATGTTCGTCACATAGGAAGTTACGAAGAACTTCCAGGCCCACTTGCGGGAAGTAAAGAAGTCCTTTCTATTCAATCATTGATGTTAGGCTGGAATTCACTAAATACAAATCACAAATGGATAGGAATTAGCCAAGATGATCCAGAAATTTCGCCCAAAGGAAAAATACGATTTGATTTAGGAATTACGATTGGATCCTTACAGAAAACACTCCCAGAAGGTTTTGGAATCCAAAACATTCCTGGCGGAAAGTATTTACAGATACGGTACCAAGGAAGTTACCATAATCTACCAAAAATCTATCATTGGATTTTAAATGATTATATTAACACCACTTCCTACAAATTAAAAAACCAACCACCTTGGGAGTGTTATTTGAACCCACTTGAAAAACAGGATGATAAACGCATTACGGATATCTACTTTCCTATTCGTTAG
- a CDS encoding nuclear transport factor 2 family protein has translation MKPVLVLATLLFGSIGLFAKAASPSGEKVLETFFSEFGKGNAAGVLNLFHPQTTITAVRNENRTENQLYGTYTGISGAEEFLTNMGTQLDTKKFQVDQIVGKKDWVFASGSFLHIVKQTGKPFESEWALKVQIKDGKILSYHFYEDSASFVTASKK, from the coding sequence ATGAAACCAGTTTTGGTATTAGCCACTTTGTTGTTTGGAAGTATTGGATTGTTCGCAAAAGCAGCATCACCTTCGGGAGAAAAGGTTCTTGAAACTTTTTTCAGCGAATTTGGAAAAGGAAATGCTGCGGGTGTTTTGAATCTGTTCCATCCACAAACAACAATTACTGCGGTCCGCAATGAAAACCGCACTGAAAACCAGTTGTATGGAACCTACACAGGAATTTCTGGCGCAGAGGAATTTTTAACAAACATGGGTACCCAATTGGATACCAAAAAATTCCAAGTTGATCAAATTGTGGGAAAAAAAGATTGGGTGTTTGCTAGCGGAAGTTTTTTGCATATTGTGAAACAGACCGGTAAACCTTTTGAAAGTGAATGGGCCCTAAAGGTACAAATTAAAGATGGTAAAATCCTATCTTATCATTTTTATGAAGATAGTGCCTCGTTTGTTACGGCATCTAAAAAATAA
- a CDS encoding TetR/AcrR family transcriptional regulator, with protein MAVKKKVAQKTAGRPRSEDLEPLVLKTTYEMLAKKGYHGFSIDDIVLETGVAKTTIYRRWPNKANLAMSTVTHMISPFLEFPREVPFEKGLLDQMEALSLVFTGKFGRVIATLIGAGQQDTELSESILENYLLPRRDAAKEFFRHAIESKQIQPLTDAEIDVSMDILYGTLYFRLLLKHQKPQFQDLRPWLERYLRTLKK; from the coding sequence ATGGCTGTAAAAAAGAAAGTGGCACAAAAAACGGCAGGAAGGCCCAGGTCCGAAGATTTGGAGCCTTTGGTCTTAAAAACTACGTATGAGATGTTGGCAAAAAAGGGTTACCATGGGTTTTCCATTGATGATATTGTTTTGGAAACTGGAGTTGCAAAGACTACTATCTACAGACGTTGGCCAAACAAAGCCAACCTTGCCATGAGCACAGTCACGCATATGATTTCACCATTTTTGGAATTTCCGCGAGAGGTTCCTTTTGAAAAGGGTCTGCTTGACCAAATGGAAGCCCTTTCTCTTGTTTTCACTGGTAAATTTGGGCGTGTTATAGCTACCTTAATTGGAGCGGGCCAACAAGACACAGAACTTTCAGAATCTATTTTAGAAAACTATTTGCTTCCCAGACGAGATGCCGCAAAAGAATTTTTCAGACATGCCATAGAATCTAAACAAATCCAACCTCTTACCGATGCAGAGATCGATGTTTCTATGGATATTCTCTACGGAACTTTATACTTTCGGTTATTACTCAAACATCAAAAACCCCAATTCCAAGATTTAAGACCTTGGTTAGAAAGGTATTTAAGAACATTAAAAAAATAA
- a CDS encoding SGNH/GDSL hydrolase family protein, whose product MKPISKLWILCFFLFESCAIFQATKVPTNNLKSALESKSTKNPKIVFLGDSITHGRVSYDYVDSIAKHPSLVNHLVINEGINSRLTVQILEQLDDLKALNPDFVFLLIGTNDLKATLSTDEYNRYASFWKLKEPVNEGSFVSNLTKIIQTIKKDTKAKLIVFSPPVLGEDPNSIPFQRSKKFAELTREVVTKEKVIYKPLHETLSQGLDTANNKVRKPYTQSNWPMYWTILRYYSTTASWDELGESNGFYYLTDAIHLNDRGGKILEGMALEEILPEKK is encoded by the coding sequence ATGAAACCAATTTCTAAACTTTGGATCCTTTGCTTTTTTCTATTTGAATCTTGCGCCATCTTTCAAGCAACGAAAGTTCCAACAAACAACCTAAAGTCCGCTTTAGAGTCCAAATCCACAAAAAACCCTAAGATTGTTTTTTTAGGAGATAGTATCACTCATGGTCGAGTCAGTTATGATTATGTAGATTCGATTGCTAAACATCCAAGTCTCGTAAATCATCTGGTGATTAACGAAGGAATCAATAGTCGCCTCACAGTTCAAATTTTGGAACAACTGGACGATCTTAAAGCACTCAATCCCGATTTCGTATTTCTTCTCATTGGAACCAATGACTTAAAAGCAACTTTGTCAACAGATGAGTACAATCGTTATGCGAGCTTTTGGAAACTAAAAGAACCCGTTAATGAAGGAAGTTTTGTGTCCAATCTTACGAAGATCATCCAAACGATTAAAAAAGATACAAAAGCAAAGTTGATTGTTTTTTCTCCTCCCGTTTTGGGAGAAGATCCTAATTCAATCCCATTCCAAAGATCCAAAAAATTTGCAGAACTCACGCGAGAAGTGGTTACCAAAGAAAAGGTAATTTATAAACCATTACACGAAACTCTTTCCCAGGGACTCGATACAGCCAATAACAAAGTTCGCAAACCCTATACCCAAAGTAATTGGCCAATGTATTGGACTATTCTTAGATACTATTCTACTACAGCTAGCTGGGATGAACTTGGTGAATCTAATGGATTTTATTATTTAACGGATGCCATCCATCTTAATGATCGTGGTGGGAAAATTTTGGAAGGTATGGCATTGGAGGAAATTTTACCTGAGAAAAAATAG
- a CDS encoding DUF1330 domain-containing protein, which produces MFNQVEKTAFAYETVVGLKVTNDVLYSDYRKAMTPILTKYEGGFRYDFKILETLISEDQKPINRLFLIYFNNKESKDRFFKDPEYIKIKETFFTPSVESNTIISEYERYQ; this is translated from the coding sequence ATGTTTAACCAGGTTGAAAAAACAGCTTTCGCTTACGAAACCGTTGTAGGGTTGAAAGTAACAAACGACGTACTCTATTCTGATTATAGAAAAGCAATGACTCCAATCCTAACCAAGTATGAAGGTGGGTTTCGGTATGACTTTAAAATTTTAGAAACATTGATTAGTGAAGATCAAAAACCGATCAATCGATTGTTCTTAATTTACTTTAATAATAAAGAATCTAAAGATCGGTTTTTTAAAGACCCAGAATATATAAAAATTAAAGAAACTTTTTTTACTCCTTCCGTTGAATCAAATACGATTATCTCTGAATATGAAAGGTATCAATAA
- a CDS encoding type 1 glutamine amidotransferase family protein yields the protein MTTTYNHIGSLRQKQLQELGAIVQNKPIVLDQNLITSGSLATAIGVALVLLEMLTTKENSNHIKEMMGF from the coding sequence ATGACTACCACATACAATCATATAGGTAGCCTAAGGCAAAAACAGCTACAAGAATTAGGTGCAATCGTTCAAAACAAACCCATTGTACTGGATCAAAATTTGATTACTAGTGGGAGTCTTGCCACTGCTATCGGTGTTGCATTGGTTCTATTAGAAATGCTTACCACCAAAGAAAATTCAAATCACATTAAAGAAATGATGGGCTTTTAA
- a CDS encoding NHL repeat-containing protein, with product MILRTNTGTEISIAAGSTSFSIPVSLGLGARYTLSIASQPSSIVCIVHSGWEGVIPAGITGIQIICHTTTANRVYGQLNFNSNINGIGPDLLNSPSNVIADGKGIYLSDFGNNRILYYSGLNTSATGVIGQTDLISNISGVSTTEINQPRGLAKDLYELYVADSGNYRALYFEGLYSAASRVYGQPDFISSGLTAPASDSLGGPYAIARGSAGFYIVDNGNNRVLYYPGTSTTATRVYGQPDFVSSNPNNGFIGAGTLNSPKAVFAFGGDLWIADTFNNRVLLFSGINTIASKVFGQNGSFTSSTNNTTASTFFQPQGISIDQNGIYIVDTVNNRVLVF from the coding sequence CGAACAAATACCGGAACAGAAATTTCGATCGCCGCAGGTTCTACAAGTTTCTCGATTCCGGTTTCGCTTGGACTTGGTGCTCGATATACTCTATCGATTGCCTCCCAACCAAGTTCGATCGTTTGTATTGTGCACTCTGGATGGGAAGGTGTGATTCCTGCCGGTATTACCGGGATACAAATTATCTGTCACACAACAACTGCTAATCGAGTTTATGGACAACTGAATTTTAACTCAAATATTAATGGAATTGGGCCAGACTTACTAAACTCTCCTAGTAACGTAATTGCTGATGGAAAAGGAATCTACCTTTCTGATTTTGGAAATAATCGTATATTATACTATTCTGGTTTAAATACTTCTGCAACAGGAGTGATTGGCCAAACGGATTTAATTTCCAATATCTCCGGAGTTTCTACGACCGAGATCAATCAACCACGAGGTTTGGCTAAAGATCTATATGAATTGTATGTGGCGGATTCTGGCAACTACAGAGCCCTATATTTCGAAGGATTATACTCCGCAGCATCGCGCGTGTACGGCCAACCTGATTTCATTTCTTCAGGACTAACTGCACCTGCTTCAGATTCATTAGGTGGACCATACGCGATAGCAAGAGGTTCTGCTGGTTTTTATATTGTCGATAATGGGAACAATCGTGTTTTGTATTATCCAGGGACTAGCACTACTGCCACTAGGGTATATGGCCAGCCAGATTTTGTTTCAAGTAATCCGAATAATGGATTTATTGGTGCGGGTACTTTAAATTCACCGAAGGCAGTATTTGCCTTTGGTGGAGATCTCTGGATTGCAGATACTTTCAACAACCGAGTTCTTTTGTTTTCTGGAATAAATACAATTGCTTCAAAAGTTTTCGGTCAAAATGGAAGTTTTACCAGTTCTACTAACAATACTACCGCATCTACATTTTTCCAACCGCAAGGGATTTCTATTGATCAAAATGGAATCTATATTGTAGATACTGTTAACAACCGTGTGTTGGTATTTTAA